The proteins below come from a single Macrobrachium rosenbergii isolate ZJJX-2024 chromosome 50, ASM4041242v1, whole genome shotgun sequence genomic window:
- the LOC136832480 gene encoding uncharacterized protein has protein sequence MCEGFKIQLDFAYEEINGTRKLVLVPDITKCPEDPGPFIAAAFLSIIFVAAFILNLMVVVTVATSYTLKRFLYCHLVINLSATCMMDCFFNISIAIGYVTTAPWLFGYYLSYFNSFTINMLNSEMAFAVTLLTIDRIAAAKKFTKYLNMTKFKLGVIISATWGVALLMALPLVCGLIMSMPYRNRYSCAVADPNDDYYLIVHVLLVLCGCTPVMVVLVSVTSAVFHKERKKQKIKGNQTMSYFDQILMTPYYRNEFYPAVFVGFAVIFYLICWLPFTALSTIGPMVTRHWANETDDEQGDDKTFNRFIPLPRSGFRMTKAMLDDSQLQKLNHTNITSSHVNTTNITMHPGRIPEIISTPGYETAFIWLRFLYDLIVPILVFVILRDVRAKSEGLIMCCRPNSVNVASPKPIRPYLNKMSSSNSADGKESSYKSQKKNSKNAVGFKTPILFATSEGLHIRTVEGTYLDMIENKSLMAFAKQQNDTPRFTYDLCDVMLGYEDLTDFDGQFHIDDHYDYDKEPREADLGAANHIVNNASRAALGQKPLQEPVEDECEEIPIQGELRPPTPPKVHIKGNDPAISFGETIEPTNDPNKPQRGKKSVRFASVLTEEIPRPETGESSVLNSSINSGRSSDSGILADSERSSANENKDTRQPKPVPVRERKPIPRKGPGYPTKRLQAAPRNPNGVRKPVVTNVRNIKSRHFTKMNDSMTSLDEKTPATPRRFSKPSAQRTLP, from the coding sequence ATGTGTGAAGGCTTCAAAATCCAACTCGACTTTGCGTACGAGGAGATAAACGGGACCCGCAAATTGGTACTCGTTCCCGACATCACCAAGTGCCCAGAGGACCCCGGTCCGTTCATCGCTGCTGCTTTTCTCTCCATCATCTTCGTGGCTGCGTTCATTCTGAATCTGATGGTGGTGGTAACAGTGGCAACCAGTTATACTCTGAAGAGGTTTCTCTACTGCCATCTGGTCATCAATCTCTCCGCCACTTGCATGATGGATTGCTTCTTCAACATCAGCATTGCCATTGGCTATGTGACAACAGCGCCGTGGCTGTTTGGCTATTACCTCAGTTACTTCAACAGTTTCACCATCAACATGCTGAACAGCGAGATGGCCTTTGCAGTGACGTTGCTGACGATCGACAGAATAGCTGCGGCCAAGAAATTCACCAAATATCTAAACATGACCAAGTTTAAACTGGGCGTGATAATAAGTGCGACGTGGGGAGTGGCTCTTCTAATGGCGCTGCCTCTCGTCTGTGGTCTGATAATGAGTATGCCTTACAGGAACAGGTACTCCTGCGCAGTGGCTGATCCAAACGACGATTACTACCTCATCGTCCACGTCCTCCTGGTGTTGTGTGGCTGCACACCGGTGATGGTAGTCCTAGTCAGTGTGACTTCGGCAGTGTTTCACAAGGAACGGAAGAAGCAGAAAATCAAAGGTAACCAAACAATGAGTTACTTCGACCAAATCTTGATGACGCCGTACTACAGGAACGAGTTCTATCCCGCTGTGTTTGTTGGTTTCGCAGTCATTTTCTACTTGATCTGTTGGCTGCCTTTTACAGCCTTGAGTACTATTGGGCCCATGGTGACGAGACACTGGGCCAATGAAACGGACGACGAACAGGGAGACGACAAAACCTTTAACCGGTTCATCCCACTGCCAAGAAGTGGCTTCCGCATGACGAAGGCCATGTTGGATGACAGTCAGTTACAGAAACTCAATCACACAAACATCACTAGTTCACACGTCAACACAACAAACATCACTATGCATCCTGGACGCATTCCTGAAATCATTTCTACCCCAGGATATGAAACTGCATTCATATGGCTTAGGTTCCTGTATGACCTCATTGTGCCTATATTGGTATTCGTTATACTGAGGGACGTCAGGGCTAAGAGTGAGGGACTCATAATGTGCTGTAGGCCTAATTCTGTGAACGTGGCCTCTCCCAAACCAATCAGACCCTACCTCAATAAGATGTCTAGCAGCAATTCAGCAGACGGCAAAGAAAGCAGTTACAAATCACAAAAGAAGAACTCGAAAAATGCAGTTGGCTTCAAGACCCCCATACTTTTCGCAACGTCTGAAGGGCTTCACATTCGGACGGTAGAGGGAACTTATCTTGACATGATTGAAAACAAGTCTCTGATGGCTTTTGCAAAACAGCAGAATGACACCCCAAGGTTTACTTACGACCTGTGCGACGTGATGCTTGGGTATGAAGATTTAACCGACTTCGATGGCCAATTCCATATTGATGATCATTATGATTACGACAAAGAACCGCGCGAGGCCGACCTTGGCGCAGCAAACCACATCGTCAACAATGCTAGCAGAGCAGCCTTAGGTCAGAAACCGCTGCAAGAACCTGTAGAAGACGAGTGCGAAGAAATACCGATACAAGGGGAACTCCGGCCGCCAACGCCTCCCAAAGTTCACATAAAAGGAAACGACCCAGCCATTAGCTTCGGGGAAACGATAGAACCCACCAACGACCCAAACAAGCCCCAGAGAGGGAAGAAAAGCGTGAGATTTGCGTCAGTTCTCACGGAAGAAATTCCCAGACCAGAGACTGGGGAAAGCTCTGTTCTTAACTCATCCATCAACAGTGGGAGGTCGAGTGACTCGGGAATACTGGCTGACAGTGAAAGATCTTCTGCCAACGAAAATAAGGACACGAGGCAACCGAAACCAGTCCCTGTTAGAGAACGGAAGCCCATTCCAAGAAAAGGCCCGGGGTATCCCACAAAGAGGCTACAGGCCGCGCCAAGAAACCCGAACGGCGTTAGGAAACCCGTAGTGACTAACGTGAGGAATATCAAAAGTCGTCATTTTACTAAAATGAATGATTCTATGACGTCTCTTGACGAAAAGACTCCAGCTACGCCGAGACGGTTCTCAAAACCCAGTGCTCAGAGAACTCTTCCTTAG